In Leptospira montravelensis, the DNA window TGGGGTATTAACTTCCAATGCTGTCTCTGGACTCATCCTTGTGACGGCTTCTCTATTTGTCTTTCTTGGATGGAGAATGGCCCTAATGACAGCACTTGGAATTCCTATCTCTATTGCGATGACCTTTGTTGCCATGAACTACATGGGATTAACTTTAAACTTAATCTCTATGATGGGGCTTATCATTGTCGTGGGAATTTTGGTAGATGATGCCATCATCATTTGTGAAAACGTTTACCGCCATTTAGAAATGGGGGAAGAACCATTTGAAGCAGCCATGCGTGGAACAAGTGAAGTGCTTGCTCCTGTTACTGCCACTGTCACGACAACCATTGCTGCTTTTGGACCTATGTTATTTATGACTGGGATTTTTGGAAAGTTCATCCATTCCATTCCTCTTGTTGTAATTTTATCTTTATGTAGTTCCCTTTTCGAAGCTTTTTTTATGTTACCTTCTCACTTATATGATGTGAGTAAAGCCAGTGATATGAAGGGTGAAGTCAAAGAAGAATCTCATTGGTTTGTAAAGTTTAAAGAAAGAACCTATCTACCACTCCTGAGTTTTGCCCTTAAAAACCGTTGGAAGATGGTGGGGCTTCTTATGGGTTTATTTGTGTTCTCACTCGCCATCCAAATCAAGTTTGGAAAATTCAAACTTTTCCCTGGTGCGATCGAAACCTTTCAAGTCCGCGTCACAGCAGAAACTGGACTAAAATTAGAAGAAACGGACAGGTTCATTCGTGTCATTGAAGATGCTGTGGGTAAACTTCCCGAAGGAGAAGTGGAAAACTTTATCTCAAGAGTGGGGATCATCCAAAAGGATCCCAATGATCCTTTTACCAAACGAGGAAAAAATTACGCTCAAGTAATGGTGTATTTAACTCCCGATGATAATAGAGAAAGATCCACAGAAAAAATCATCGAAGTGGTACGGCAAAACACCAAATTCATGTTAAATGAAAAAGCACTCCAACTTTTAGAAGAAAAATTAGCCAAAGAGAATGTTAGCAAAAATGATGAAAACCCCATCCCTAAGTCAGAGGTTCCCAAAGAATTTCTTCCCTTAAAAGGAAAACTCGTAAATTTAGAGTTCGAAAAACTGGCAGGTGGTCCACCCGTGGGAAAACCTGTAGCCATTGAAATCAAAGGAGATGATTTTGCCACCTTACTTAAAATAGGTTCAGAATTCAAAGCAGCCCTTGCGAAAATCAATGGTGTCACCGATATCGGAGATGATTTTAATGAAGGAAAGGATGAAATTAGAGTTTCTGTAGATGAATCTCTTGCCTCTTTTGCAGGAGTAAGTGTCCAATCGGTTTCCCTTGCAATCAATACAGCATTACAAGGCACAGTATCCACAAAAATCAAACGTGCTGATGAAGAAGTAGATGTCCGGGTTCGTTTTCCCGAGGAATACAGGTCCTCTCTTACCCACCTAAACAAAGTGTATGTCAACAACCTAACAGGAAATTTAATTCCTGTTTCCAGACTCACTAGTTATGATAGAAATCCTGGGCGTGCCTCTATCAATCACCTAGACGGCAAACGATTGTTAACGGTAACTTCGAATATCGACGAAACAGTTTCTACCTCAAGGCAAGTCAATATAGAAGCAAAAAAACTAACCGAAGGAATTATCGCCAAATACCCTGGGTATTCGGTCCGGTTTTCTGGAGAAAACAAAGATACAGAAGAATCGATGGCTTCCCTGGGACGGGCATTTCTTGTCGGACTTCTTATCATTTATATGATCCTTGCTTCCCTTTTCCGTTCCCTAGCTCAACCTTTAATTGTAATGAGTGCCATTCCCTTTGCAGTCATTGGAGTGATATTTGCTTTTTTAATCCACGGACAACCATTTTCTTTTCTAGCGTTTCTTGGAATCATAGGACTTGCGGGGGTGGTCGTTAACGACTCCATTGTACTTGTGGATTGTGCCAATCAATTACGAATCGAAGATCCATCAAAATCTACATTTGAGTTGTTAGTAGAAGCAGGCAGTATTCGACTAAGAGCCGTTATGCTCACAACAGTGACAACTGTACTTGGCCTTCTTCCTACAGCTTACGGAATTGGTGGAAAGGATCCTTTCCTTGTTCCTATGGCTTTGGCATTTGGATGGGGACTTGCTTTTGCTACCTTTATCACACTCATTATGGTGCCAGTATTCTACCTTAACCTTTATATGTTTAAGGATTGGGCTATAGCAAAATTCCAATCAAGACAATCCAGAAAAAAAGGATTCGTTTAAGCTAATGGATTCACTGGCTTACGGTAACCAATTTGAACCAGGGCACTGTAAACCAGAAAGTCTAGTCTGAAAAGAATCTATTTTGGAAACGAAAGAATTTAGCGGCTAAATGACTTTTTTAGAAAGATACAAACGTTTGAATTTAAAATTCAATCTTTTTTATCATTCAAAACTTCTGAAAGGGTTACAAACTTATATCCTTTTTCCTTCATTCGCTCAATGAAGGTAGGAAGGATATAAATCAATTTATCAAACTTTCTTGGTCCACCCAAATGCATAAGGATGATAGCACCGTTCATTCCGTTCGCATCTGCCTTTTCCCAGTTGTCCAAAAAAGTTAAGGTTTCCTCTCCTGTTTTATAATGTGGATTCCTCACCACTTCCTTTTTGCCTTTTGAAGTTTTCTTATAAAGGAACTGTTTGCTGATATAATCCGGTAAATCAAGAGAACCTTTTGAGTTATTTGACCACATAATATGATCCGTATAACCAAGACTAGCATGCGCATCTAAAATCAACTGACTGAGTGCTCCATAAGGAAGACGGTAATATTTCTTTAATTCTTGTTTGGTGAGCGAGTGAAAGGTATCTTCCACTCGTTTTAATTCTTCTGCCA includes these proteins:
- a CDS encoding efflux RND transporter permease subunit, yielding MGTSIVQYFLSKSLFVNLLTFLILLVGGFTAATMNREAFPNINFDIVSVTTVYPGAAPADVEKLVTKPLEDAIKEVDGIKEFRSASLENRSGIIITIDPNTKNTQKVVDDLKSAIDRIQDLPEDVDDPIVTEITTARQPVIEIHLSSALKDGKPLLNGKELRDQAKILEEKLKDLPSVARITKRGWREREMKVDLDPDKLRALSLSSTQVINALRLRNINFPGGNINERTREIIVRTVGEFDTAEEIENVFVRSNDAGRSVRIRDVARVMEGFEDSEYLDKSNGDIAIALTVIKREKADAITVVDDSKKVVEEFIKSTGGTVKHAFVNDLSKYIRRRLGVLTSNAVSGLILVTASLFVFLGWRMALMTALGIPISIAMTFVAMNYMGLTLNLISMMGLIIVVGILVDDAIIICENVYRHLEMGEEPFEAAMRGTSEVLAPVTATVTTTIAAFGPMLFMTGIFGKFIHSIPLVVILSLCSSLFEAFFMLPSHLYDVSKASDMKGEVKEESHWFVKFKERTYLPLLSFALKNRWKMVGLLMGLFVFSLAIQIKFGKFKLFPGAIETFQVRVTAETGLKLEETDRFIRVIEDAVGKLPEGEVENFISRVGIIQKDPNDPFTKRGKNYAQVMVYLTPDDNRERSTEKIIEVVRQNTKFMLNEKALQLLEEKLAKENVSKNDENPIPKSEVPKEFLPLKGKLVNLEFEKLAGGPPVGKPVAIEIKGDDFATLLKIGSEFKAALAKINGVTDIGDDFNEGKDEIRVSVDESLASFAGVSVQSVSLAINTALQGTVSTKIKRADEEVDVRVRFPEEYRSSLTHLNKVYVNNLTGNLIPVSRLTSYDRNPGRASINHLDGKRLLTVTSNIDETVSTSRQVNIEAKKLTEGIIAKYPGYSVRFSGENKDTEESMASLGRAFLVGLLIIYMILASLFRSLAQPLIVMSAIPFAVIGVIFAFLIHGQPFSFLAFLGIIGLAGVVVNDSIVLVDCANQLRIEDPSKSTFELLVEAGSIRLRAVMLTTVTTVLGLLPTAYGIGGKDPFLVPMALAFGWGLAFATFITLIMVPVFYLNLYMFKDWAIAKFQSRQSRKKGFV